One genomic region from Salvia hispanica cultivar TCC Black 2014 chromosome 2, UniMelb_Shisp_WGS_1.0, whole genome shotgun sequence encodes:
- the LOC125208200 gene encoding uncharacterized protein LOC125208200 — translation MVKIGTKLPNFCLNRIRPLARVRSPPNNANFADQEKKDTCEKPAANGRKIMIVVDPSAVAKNAVQWALSHAVQNQDLVVLLYVIKPSKQGAGDGEVKNDSRIPAFLTSMKSMCQVKRPEVCVEVEVVEGKEKGPAIVEAARSQEAALLVVGQKKRSVTWRLMLTWAGGRVAAPAAGGGVAEYCVQNASCMALAVRRKSKKVGGYLITTKRQKDFWLLA, via the exons aTGGTCAAAATCGGCACAAAACTGCCTAATTTCTGCTTAAACCGGATTAGGCCTCTAGCCCGGGTTCGTTCGCCTCCCAACAATGCTAATTTTGCCGATCAAGAGAAAAAGGACACTTGTGAGAAGCCAGCTGCCAATGGCCGGAAAATAATGATCGTGGTGGATCCGAGCGCTGTGGCTAAGAACGCAGTGCAGTGGGCCCTCAGCCACGCCGttcaaaatcaagatttggtGGTTTTGCTCTATGTCATTAAGCCTTCAAAACAAG GTGCAGGGGATGGAGAGGTTAAAAATGATTCAAGAATTCCTGCATTTCTCACTAGTATGAAGAGTATGTGCCAAGTGAAGAGGCCTGAG GTGTGTGTGGAGGTTGAGGTGGTGGAAGGGAAAGAAAAGGGCCCTGCTATAGTGGAGGCGGCTAGGAGCCAAGAGGCGGCGCTACTGGTGGTTGGGCAGAAGAAGCGGTCAGTGACGTGGCGGCTAATGCTGACGTGGGCGGGGGGAAGGGTGGCGGCGCCCGCAGCTGGTGGTGGAGTGGCTGAGTATTGTGTACAAAATGCTAGTTGTATGGCCTTGGCTGTGAGGAGGAAGAGCAAAAAAGTTGGGGGATATCTTATCACTACTAAAAGGCAAAAAGATTTTTGGCTATTGGCTTGA